One genomic window of Corythoichthys intestinalis isolate RoL2023-P3 chromosome 18, ASM3026506v1, whole genome shotgun sequence includes the following:
- the ik gene encoding protein Red: MPDTESYSNPLAPEGHDVDDSRSAAQSKLTNDDFRKLLMTPRATPSSAPPSKSRHHEMPRDYNEDEDPAARRRKKKSYYAKLRQQEMERERELAEKYRDRARERRDGVNKDYEETELISTTANYRAVGPSAEADKSAAEKRRQLIQESKFLGGDMEHTHLVKGLDFALLQKVRAEINSKEKEEEDMMEKVQKEAKKDVEPEEKMEFKTRLGRNIYRMVFRSGAPERNELFLPGRMAYVVDLDDEFTDTDIPTTLIRSKADCPSMEAQTTLSTNDIVISKLTQILSYLRQGTRHKKMKKKDKGKAEEKRAPEADLGIFDDVGDYVPSAVSSSKAPKDKERRRDRDEDKKRRHTYFDKEQQATEEADPGPGSVRDQLKLINEKFAGVAAAAGNQWKGQDAPSQRRDVKEHLGDFFGGSNSYAECYPATMDDLAVDSDEEADYSKMDQGNKKGPLGRWDFDTQEEYSDYMNNKEALPKAAFQYGIKMSEGRKTRRFKETNEKAELDRQWKKISAIIEKRKKMEADGVDVKRPKY, encoded by the exons ATGCCCGACA cGGAGAGTTATTCCAACCCTCTGGCTCCTGAGGGTCACGACGTGGATGACAGCAGATCAGCTGCTCA GTCAAAGTTGACCAACGATGACTTCAGGAAGTTGCTGATGACACCGCGGGCTACGCCTTCTTCGGCCCCGCCCTCCAAATCCAGACATCATGA AATGCCGAGGGACTACAACGAGGACGAAGATCCCGCGGCGAGGAGGCGGAAGAAAAAGAG CTACTACGCCAAGCTGCGGCAGCAGGAGATGGAGCGCGAGCGCGAGCTGGCCGAGAAGTACCGCGACCGTGCCCGAGAGCGGCGGGACGGCGTCAACAAAGATTACGAGGAGACGGAACTCATCAGCACCACCGCCAACTACCGGGCCGTCGGGCCCTCGGCCGAGGC GGACAAGTCGGCGGCGGAGAAACGACGGCAGCTGATCCAGGAGTCCAAGTTCTTGGGTGGCGACATGGAGCATACTCACTTGGTCAAAGGGCTGGACTTTGCCTTGTTGCAGAAG GTGAGAGCGGAGATCAACAGCaaggaaaaagaagaagaagacatGATGGAGAAAGTCCAGAAGGAAGCCAA GAAAGACGTGGAACCGGAGGAGAAGATGGAATTCAAGACCCGTCTGGGTCGCAACATCTACCGCATGGTGTTCCGTTCGGGGGCGCCGGAACGCAACGAGCTCTTCCTGCCGGGCCGCATGGCCTACGTGGTGGACCTGGACGACGAGTTCACCGACACCGACATTCCCACCACGCTCATTCGCAGCAAGGCCGACTGTCCCAGCATGGAG GCCCAGACCACGCTGAGCACCAACGACATAGTCATCTCCAAGCTGACGCAGATTCTCTCCTACCTCCGCCAAGGAACGCGACACAAGAAGATGAAGAAGAAGGACAAAG GCAAAGCGGAGGAAAAACGAGCGCCGGAAGCCGATCTCGG CATCTTCGACGACGTCGGCGACTACGTGCCGTCTGCCGTGTCCTCGTCCAAAGCTCCCAAAGACAAAGAGAGGCGACGCGACAGGGATGAGGACAAGAAGCGGAGACATACCTACTTTGACAAAGAACAACAG GCGACGGAGGAAGCGGATCCAG GTCCGGGATCGGTGCGAGATCAGCTCAAGCTGATCAACGAAAAGTTTGCGGGCGTCGCCGCCGCCGCCGGCAACCAGTGGAAGGGTCAAGATGC GCCGTCTCAGAGGCGAGACGTCAAGGAACATCTGGGAGATTTCTTCGGGGGATCCAACTCCTACGCCGAGTGCTACCCCGCCAC GATGGACGACCTGGCCGTGGACAGCGACGAAGAAGCGGACTACAGTAAAATGGATCAA GGCAACAAGAAGGGGCCGCTGGGTCGCTGGGACTTCGACACGCAGGAGGAATATTCCGACTACATGAACAACAAGGAGGCGCTGCCCAA GGCGGCCTTCCAGTACGGCATCAAGATGTCGGAAGGCCGCAAGACGCGGCGCTTCAAGGAGACCAACGAGAAGGCGGAGCTGGACCGACAGTGGAAGAAGATCAGCGCG ATCATCGAGAAGAGAAAGAAGATGGAGGCCGACGG AGTGGATGTGAAACGGCCCAAATACTGA